The Balneolales bacterium ANBcel1 genomic sequence CCAGTCGCGGCAAATGGTTGCTAGAAAGTCACTTCCGCTGCCCATATCTTCGGTGATGCGCTCCTCCCCCCGGTCGCCGTAGTAGCCCACGGCGGAAGCCGACAGAAACAGTGCCGGCTTGCTGTCAGCGTTCCCTATGGCTGTTACCAAATCGCGAGTAGTACCGATCCGGCTGTCATAGAGCCTTTTTTTGACGGAGGAAGTCCATCGCTTGCCAAACAGGCTTTCGCCGGCGAGATTGACCACCACATCGCATCCATCCACACTGGCGGTGAGATCATCGGCAAGCGGCACATAACGGATCCGGGGCGCATTGTGCAGGGGGCCTCCGGAAACCTGGTCTCCCGGATTTGTGGCCGGTTTGTCTGAATTGCTGTTTTGATGGTGTTCGGGAGAACGGGTTGCGATGGTAACCGAGAACCCGTGATCTGTCAGTTTGCGGGCAAGATACCGGCCGATGAAGCCGGTCCCGCCGGTCATGAACACGTTCATAAGCGGTGGTTAAATAATCGAAAAATACGCCAGGACCTGGAAATAGGCCATGGCGGCAGGAGCCGAAAAAAGAACGGCATCAAACCGGTCGTACATTCCACCGTGACCGGGGATCAGCTCCGAAGAGTCCTTGACCTCCGAAGCCCGTTTCAATTTGCTTTCCGCCAGATCTCCGGCTGGCCCCATGAATCCGACAATTACGGCAAACGGAAGGGCAGCAGCCAGGTTCAGGGGGAAGTCCGGTAAAAAATGCATGCAGAGGAAGAGCATGATCAACGTACCGAGAAATCCCCACAGAAATCCTTCAACGGTTTTCGATGGACTTATTTTCGGGGCCAGCTTGCGGCGGCCGGTCAGTTTGCCTCCGAAATAGGCAAAAACATCATTGGCCCAGACCATCAGGAGCAGGGTGAGTGTGAGCAGAAATCCGGTATGGTCATTGCCCATTTCACGTAGCAGCAACAGGCCGGAGAACAGGGCGGGCACCATAACTGCAACGGCCAGTGTGGCGATCAGTGTATGCCAGGGGTGTTTATCGGTACGAAAAACCTCCCCGGTCAGCGTCGCGAGGAGCAGGACCAGAAACAGGGACCAGGCAAAACCGGGAACAATTCCGAGCAGCAGTACCGGAACTCCCATCGAAAGGGCGGCTATCTTGAGCACCCGCACATTCTGTTTTTCCAGCATGCTGATGATTTCCAGCTGAACGATAACGGCAAGTACAACCAGCGTAGCTGCAAAAACCCATCCACCCAGCCAGGTCAAAATGAGAAAAACCGGTGCAGCTACCAGAGCGGAAAGTACTCGTTTAACCAGTTCAGGCACCCTGCTCCCCCTTTCTTAGTTCCGGACAATTTACGGGCATTGTTCACGAATCATGGTCAGGTGATTCTGTATTATCATTATCGGAGGTATCCATTTCCGATTCATCGATCTTGCCCTCTTTCCACTCGTTCAGCGCTTTTTGGGCATCTTCGGCATGTTCGCGTGGAACATACAAAAAGATGGCTGAGAGATCTCCGAAGTTAACGGTATAGGCGCTGTCCTTTTTGGAGAGGATTTCGCAGGGAATATCACGGTTCTCCAAAAAGCCGTGAACGAGACCGGCCTCGCTTTCGATGCTGGTTTCGTAGACGCAGGTCCAGTCCTCAATCTTGTCTGGTGAAATTTTATTGTTAAACATGGTTACTCCCGCTTGGTTATTTGATGGATATAGCGCAGTATCATAAAAATACCACCTATACTGGCAAACACCAACCACAGGGGCGGAAGTTCGGTAGCAACCAACTGCTCGGTCATTATATCGGAAAATAATCCTGCCATGATGACACTGCCCCCGTTGTTAACAAAATGGCCGACCATGGCGGGATAAATACTGTCGGATCTCCACACCAGCCAGGAGA encodes the following:
- a CDS encoding TIGR01777 family oxidoreductase; the protein is MNVFMTGGTGFIGRYLARKLTDHGFSVTIATRSPEHHQNSNSDKPATNPGDQVSGGPLHNAPRIRYVPLADDLTASVDGCDVVVNLAGESLFGKRWTSSVKKRLYDSRIGTTRDLVTAIGNADSKPALFLSASAVGYYGDRGEERITEDMGSGSDFLATICRDWENESLKASDLGVRVANPRIGIALGRGGGALGPMLPVFQAFLGGSLGPGSQFFPWIHIEDLCRSFLHVIRNESMEGPYNATGPEPVTMDAFTSELGRVLSRPSLFKVPQFALNVALGEAATMLTTSLRAVPAKLEQDGFSFEYADAGRALESLLTDKETE
- a CDS encoding phosphatidate cytidylyltransferase, which translates into the protein MPELVKRVLSALVAAPVFLILTWLGGWVFAATLVVLAVIVQLEIISMLEKQNVRVLKIAALSMGVPVLLLGIVPGFAWSLFLVLLLATLTGEVFRTDKHPWHTLIATLAVAVMVPALFSGLLLLREMGNDHTGFLLTLTLLLMVWANDVFAYFGGKLTGRRKLAPKISPSKTVEGFLWGFLGTLIMLFLCMHFLPDFPLNLAAALPFAVIVGFMGPAGDLAESKLKRASEVKDSSELIPGHGGMYDRFDAVLFSAPAAMAYFQVLAYFSII
- a CDS encoding DUF2007 domain-containing protein, with amino-acid sequence MFNNKISPDKIEDWTCVYETSIESEAGLVHGFLENRDIPCEILSKKDSAYTVNFGDLSAIFLYVPREHAEDAQKALNEWKEGKIDESEMDTSDNDNTESPDHDS